From a single Bos indicus isolate NIAB-ARS_2022 breed Sahiwal x Tharparkar chromosome 11, NIAB-ARS_B.indTharparkar_mat_pri_1.0, whole genome shotgun sequence genomic region:
- the LRRTM1 gene encoding leucine-rich repeat transmembrane neuronal protein 1 — translation MDFLLLGLCLHWLLRRPSGVVLCLLGACFQMLPAAPSGCPQLCRCEGRLLYCEALNLTEAPHNLSGLLGLSLRYNSLSELRAGQFTGLMQLTWLYLDHNHICSVQGDAFQKLRRVKELTLSSNQITQLANTTFRPMPNLRSVDLSYNKLQALAPDLFHGLRKLTTLHMRANAIQFVPVRIFQDCRSLKFLDIGYNQLKSLARNSFAGLFKLTELHLEHNDLVKVNFAHFPRLISLHSLCLRRNKVAIVVSSLDWVWNLEKMDLSGNEIEYMEPHVFETVPHLQSLQLDSNRLTYVEPRILNSWKSLTSITLAGNLWDCGRNVCALASWLSNFQGRYDGNLQCASPEYAQGEDVLDAVYAFHLCEEGAEPTSGHLLSAVTNRSDLGFPAGPATTLADDREGQPDSTPEPVTVALPGEHAENAVQIHKVVTGTMALIFSFLIVVLVLYVSWKCFPASLRQLRQCFVTQRRKQKQKQTMHQMAAMSAQEYYVDYKPNHIEGALVIINEYGSCTCHQQPARECEV, via the coding sequence ATGGATTTCCTGCTGCTCGGTCTCTGTCTACACTGGCTGCTGAGGAGGCCCTCGGGGGTGGTCTTGTGTTTGCTGGGGGCCTGCTTTCAGATGCTGCCCGCCGCCCCCAGCGGGTGCCCGCAGCTGTGCCGGTGCGAGGGGCGGCTGCTGTACTGCGAGGCGCTCAACCTCACCGAGGCGCCCCACAACCTGTCCGGCCTGCTGGGCTTGTCCCTGCGCTACAACAGCCTCTCGGAGCTGCGCGCCGGCCAGTTCACGGGGTTAATGCAGCTCACGTGGCTCTATCTGGATCACAATCACATCTGCTCGGTGCAGGGGGACGCCTTTCAGAAACTGCGCCGAGTTAAGGAACTCACCCTGAGTTCCAACCAGATCACCCAGCTGGCCAATACCACCTTCCGGCCCATGCCCAACCTGCGCAGCGTGGACCTCTCGTACAACAAGCTGCAGGCGCTGGCGCCCGACCTCTTCCATGGGCTGCGGAAGCTCACTACGCTGCACATGCGGGCCAATGCCATCCAGTTCGTGCCCGTGCGCATCTTCCAGGACTGCCGCAGCCTCAAGTTTCTCGACATCGGATACAATCAGCTCAAGAGTCTGGCGCGCAACTCTTTCGCCGGCTTGTTCAAGCTCACCGAGCTGCACCTGGAGCACAACGATTTGGTCAAGGTGAACTTCGCCCACTTCCCGCGCCTCATTTCCCTGCACTCGCTCTGCCTGAGGAGGAACAAGGTGGCCATTGTGGTCAGCTCGCTGGACTGGGTGTGGAACCTGGAGAAAATGGACCTGTCGGGCAACGAGATCGAGTACATGGAGCCCCACGTGTTCGAGACCGTGCCGCACCTCCAGTCCCTGCAGCTGGACTCCAACCGCCTCACCTACGTCGAGCCCCGGATCCTCAACTCCTGGAAGTCGCTGACCAGCATCACCCTGGCCGGGAACCTCTGGGACTGTGGGCGCAACGTGTGCGCCCTGGCCTCCTGGCTCAGCAACTTCCAGGGGCGCTACGATGGCAACTTGCAGTGCGCCAGCCCCGAGTACGCGCAGGGCGAGGACGTCCTGGACGCCGTGTACGCGTTCCACCTGTGTGAGGAGGGAGCCGAGCCCACCAGCGGCCACCTGCTCTCGGCCGTCACCAACCGCAGCGACTTGGGGTTCCCCGCCGGCCCGGCCACCACACTCGCTGACGACAGGGAGGGGCAGCCCGACAGCACGCCCGAGCCTGTCACCGTGGCTCTCCCCGGCGAACACGCTGAGAATGCCGTGCAGATCCACAAGGTGGTCACCGGCACCATGGCCCTCATTTTCTCCTTCCTCATCGTGGTCTTGGTGCTCTATGTCTCCTGGAAGTGTTTCCCAGCCAGCCTCAGGCAGCTCAGACAGTGCTTTGTCACGCAGCGCAGGAagcaaaagcagaaacagaccaTGCATCAGATGGCTGCCATGTCTGCCCAGGAATACTACGTTGATTACAAACCGAACCACATTGAGGGAGCCCTGGTCATCATCAACGAGTATGGCTCGTGTACCTGCCACCAGCAGCCCGCGAGAGAATGCGAAGTGTGA